One segment of Thermodesulfovibrionales bacterium DNA contains the following:
- a CDS encoding TolC family protein, giving the protein MHGDYNDERKETTIMRIRLRIRSFFICLALLALAVLRTPDAVLGAEESSPPDEQTRAFREDMIRKGELLTLERCIEIALKRQPNIIAALYTVDVNRNRVGEALSNYYPQIEANASYTRLKPFTGTQKLVSTGLSGTSVSTSTASFDQYSGTLTLNQIIHDFGRTSSQVSISRLNLASSGMDLENVSEQIVLNVKQTYYAVLLAKRNKAVADETVQQFQQHLEQAKGFYEVGTHPKFDVTKAEVDLSNAKLNLIRADNAVRLAVVNLNNAMGVPDAPDYILEDNLSFEKYAITFEGALSTAFTNRPDLKSIIAKRKAAEESIALARANYYPTISGNAAYNVFGTDFPLSSGWSIGAAVSFPIFSGFLTKHQVDEAKANLNVIKANEESQRLSIFLDVQQAYLNLKEAGERVPTAELTVTQAKENLDIANGRYSAGVGSPIEVTDAQVAYTNAETAYSQALADYKVAKAALEKAMGSR; this is encoded by the coding sequence ATGCACGGAGATTATAACGATGAGAGGAAGGAAACGACCATTATGAGGATAAGATTGAGGATAAGATCGTTCTTCATCTGCCTTGCCCTATTGGCCCTGGCGGTCTTGAGGACGCCCGACGCCGTCCTTGGTGCTGAAGAATCTTCTCCCCCCGATGAGCAGACAAGAGCATTCCGGGAAGATATGATACGAAAAGGCGAGCTCCTCACCCTTGAGCGGTGCATCGAGATCGCGCTTAAGCGCCAGCCGAACATCATCGCCGCCCTGTACACTGTGGACGTCAACAGAAACAGGGTGGGAGAGGCGTTATCCAACTATTATCCCCAGATTGAGGCAAACGCCTCCTACACCAGGCTCAAACCTTTTACGGGGACACAGAAACTTGTATCCACAGGACTTTCCGGGACATCCGTCAGCACTTCGACGGCTTCCTTTGATCAGTATAGCGGCACCCTCACCCTCAACCAGATTATCCACGATTTCGGAAGGACTTCGTCTCAGGTTTCGATCTCGAGGCTCAATCTTGCCTCCTCGGGAATGGACCTCGAAAATGTTTCTGAGCAGATCGTCCTGAACGTAAAGCAGACATACTACGCGGTCCTGCTGGCAAAGAGGAACAAGGCTGTGGCAGATGAGACGGTACAACAGTTCCAGCAGCACCTCGAACAGGCAAAGGGCTTTTATGAGGTCGGAACCCATCCAAAATTCGACGTGACAAAGGCAGAGGTTGATTTGAGCAATGCAAAGCTGAACCTCATAAGGGCTGATAACGCCGTAAGACTCGCAGTCGTAAATCTCAATAACGCGATGGGTGTGCCAGACGCTCCTGACTACATCCTTGAAGACAATCTTTCCTTCGAAAAATACGCAATAACCTTTGAGGGGGCCCTCTCGACAGCCTTTACGAACAGGCCCGACTTAAAGTCAATCATCGCAAAGAGAAAGGCAGCCGAGGAATCCATCGCCCTCGCCAGGGCGAATTATTATCCGACAATCTCGGGCAATGCTGCTTACAATGTATTTGGAACCGACTTTCCTCTCAGCAGCGGCTGGAGTATTGGGGCGGCGGTTTCATTCCCGATCTTCAGCGGTTTTCTCACCAAACATCAGGTGGACGAAGCGAAGGCGAACCTGAACGTCATCAAGGCCAACGAAGAGTCTCAGCGTCTGAGTATATTCCTCGATGTCCAGCAGGCGTACCTCAACCTTAAGGAGGCAGGGGAGCGGGTCCCGACAGCCGAACTCACCGTGACGCAGGCAAAGGAGAACCTCGATATCGCCAACGGCAGATACTCCGCGGGAGTCGGAAGCCCTATAGAGGTCACGGATGCACAGGTCGCATACACCAATGCAGAGACTGCCTATAGTCAGGCCCTCGCTGATTATAAGGTTGCCAAGGCCGCTCTCGAAAAAGCGATGGGGAGCAGATGA
- a CDS encoding efflux RND transporter periplasmic adaptor subunit codes for MMEYKRKHITALFSGLMIFALFSLVACTDKKIKQETPKAVPIKAALVNQKTVPLQITAIGNVEPFSSVAVKAQVGGELRRVHFKEGQDVNKGDMLFTIDPRPYEAALMQAEANLARDSAQLENARQEDHRYEELVKKGYVAQSQFDQIRTNYTALEAVVKADKAAIENVRLQVGYCFIRSPLTGRTGNLISYEGNLIKANADTAMVVINQIQPIYVGFSVPEKYLGEIKKRMASGKLGIDVFISPEDRSPVQGVLTFIDNTVDTATGTIKLKGTFTNQEKRLWPGQFVNIVLTLADQPNAITVPTQAVQTGQSGQYVYVIKQDQTVEMRPVVVARTFGSESIVEKGLQSGEKVVTDGHLRLVQASKVEIKGEGEGGKK; via the coding sequence ATGATGGAATATAAGAGAAAGCACATAACGGCTCTCTTCTCTGGTCTCATGATATTCGCCCTCTTTTCCCTTGTTGCATGCACGGACAAGAAGATTAAACAGGAGACTCCAAAAGCGGTTCCCATTAAGGCAGCTCTTGTTAACCAGAAAACGGTGCCTCTTCAGATCACCGCCATCGGGAATGTCGAACCCTTTTCCTCTGTAGCGGTCAAGGCCCAGGTCGGCGGCGAGCTCAGACGGGTCCACTTTAAGGAAGGTCAGGACGTGAACAAGGGCGACATGCTCTTTACCATCGACCCCCGTCCTTACGAAGCTGCGCTCATGCAGGCTGAGGCAAACCTTGCCCGCGACTCCGCACAATTGGAAAACGCCCGTCAGGAGGACCACAGGTATGAGGAACTGGTGAAGAAAGGCTATGTAGCGCAGTCGCAATTCGACCAAATCCGCACCAACTATACCGCCCTTGAGGCGGTGGTCAAGGCTGACAAGGCGGCCATCGAGAATGTGCGGCTCCAGGTCGGATACTGTTTCATCCGCTCCCCTCTCACAGGACGGACCGGCAATCTCATCTCCTATGAGGGAAATCTGATCAAGGCTAACGCAGATACGGCCATGGTCGTCATCAATCAGATCCAGCCGATCTATGTCGGGTTTTCAGTACCGGAAAAATACCTCGGTGAGATAAAAAAGCGCATGGCCTCAGGAAAGCTGGGCATAGATGTCTTTATCTCGCCTGAGGACAGATCGCCGGTTCAGGGTGTGCTGACCTTTATCGACAACACCGTCGACACTGCAACAGGGACGATAAAACTCAAGGGCACCTTTACAAACCAGGAGAAACGTCTCTGGCCTGGTCAGTTCGTCAATATTGTCCTGACACTCGCCGATCAGCCGAATGCAATTACCGTCCCGACGCAGGCGGTCCAGACAGGCCAGAGTGGTCAGTATGTCTATGTTATAAAGCAGGACCAGACTGTCGAGATGCGGCCTGTCGTTGTGGCGAGGACCTTTGGCAGTGAGTCCATTGTCGAAAAGGGTCTGCAGTCTGGCGAGAAGGTCGTGACTGACGGCCACCTCCGTCTTGTTCAGGCCTCGAAGGTAGAGATCAAAGGCGAAGGGGAAGGCGGCAAGAAATGA